In Alkalihalobacterium alkalinitrilicum, a genomic segment contains:
- a CDS encoding enoyl-CoA hydratase/isomerase family protein yields MSDSSVLFEVENNVGWIRLNRPNVINSLNAEMVDLLSRQFLEWKDDPTVSLVCVSGEGAKGLCAGGDMRALYDLRDSNVLSLAREFFSKEYSMDIMIHGYPKPVLVNMNGIVMGGGVGISVGASHRIVTEKTKWAMPEMNIGFYPDVGASYFLNQMPGYTGRYLALTSGIIKAADVLYAGAADIYLNSEDWESLTSDIASTDWSTTGVEEKLTTILHKYNQPIDVEHSSLANNQEKINQHFSHNTMEKIVASLETEVKNGDEWAKETLDILLSKSPTSLKVTLRQLQQGENQSIVDCFKMEFILGMNFMSLPDFYEGVRAVLVDKDRSPKWNPSRFEDVTEEDVLKFFKWENDNDILKKFDALA; encoded by the coding sequence ATGAGTGATTCTAGTGTTTTATTTGAAGTAGAAAATAATGTGGGTTGGATCCGTTTAAACCGACCGAATGTAATTAATTCACTAAATGCAGAAATGGTTGATTTACTATCTCGTCAATTCCTAGAGTGGAAAGATGATCCTACCGTATCATTAGTTTGTGTTAGCGGTGAAGGAGCTAAAGGGCTATGTGCAGGCGGAGATATGAGGGCATTATATGATTTAAGAGACTCCAATGTATTAAGTCTTGCACGTGAGTTTTTCTCAAAAGAATATTCGATGGACATTATGATACACGGATATCCAAAACCTGTTCTAGTCAATATGAATGGAATCGTAATGGGTGGTGGCGTTGGAATATCAGTCGGTGCCTCTCATAGAATTGTTACGGAAAAAACGAAGTGGGCGATGCCTGAGATGAATATCGGTTTCTACCCAGACGTCGGTGCAAGTTATTTTTTAAATCAGATGCCTGGATATACAGGTCGATATTTAGCACTAACTTCAGGAATTATTAAAGCAGCTGATGTTTTATACGCAGGTGCGGCTGACATTTATTTAAATAGTGAAGATTGGGAGAGTTTAACATCCGATATTGCAAGCACCGATTGGTCTACAACTGGAGTAGAAGAAAAGCTTACTACGATCTTACATAAATATAACCAACCAATCGATGTTGAACATTCAAGCCTAGCAAACAATCAAGAAAAAATAAATCAACATTTTTCCCATAATACAATGGAAAAAATTGTGGCATCTTTAGAAACAGAAGTGAAAAACGGGGATGAATGGGCGAAAGAAACGTTAGATATTTTGTTGTCAAAATCACCAACTTCTTTAAAAGTGACACTTCGACAGTTACAGCAAGGTGAAAACCAATCGATTGTTGATTGTTTCAAAATGGAATTTATTTTAGGGATGAATTTTATGAGCCTTCCAGATTTTTATGAAGGGGTACGTGCGGTCCTCGTTGATAAAGATCGCTCACCAAAATGGAATCCTTCCCGCTTTGAAGACGTTACAGAAGAAGATGTCTTAAAATTCTTTAAGTGGGAAAATGACAACGATATTTTAAAAAAATTCGATGCATTGGCATAA